GCACTGGCTGATGACTCGGGACTGGCAGTGGATGCGCTGGGAGGCCAGCCCGGTATCTACTCGGCGCGCTTTGCTGGTGAGCCGAAGGATGATCAGCGCAACAACGACAAACTGCTCGAGCAGTTGAAAGATGTCCCCGAGGGTAGCAGAGCGGCAAGCTACTGGTGCGTATTGGTTCTATTGCGCCATGCAGAGGATCCGGTGCCACTGGTAGTGCAGCAACAGTGGCGTGGCGAGATCCTGGCCCATCCCCGAGGTGACGGTGGCTTTGGTTATGATCCGCTATTCTGGTTGCCCGAGTGCGGCATGACAGCGGCTGAGCTTTCCGCCGAGGAAAAGAACCGCTTGAGTCATCGCGGTCGGGCACTGCAGATGTTGCTCAAGTCTCTTGATGAAGGCGTTACGGGGTTTTAATGCACCAGCCAAAGGCCAATCGGGTTGAGCTTCCTCCGCTTGCACTGTATGTGCATGTCCCGTGGTGTGTGCGCAAGTGCCCCTATTGCGACTTCAATTCCCATGGTATTGGCCGCCAGTCGGAGTTACCCGAGCAGGATTACCTACGTGCGCTGATTGCTGATCTGGAGGCCGATCTATCTCTGGTTGGTGAGCGTACACTTACTGGAATCTTCATCGGTGGCGGCACACCAAGCCTGATGTCTGGTGAGTTCTACCGTCGGTTGCTTGAAGCTATCGAGCAGCGGATCCCTCTCGCTGATGACATCGAAATTACCCTGGAAGCCAACCCCGGCACGCTCGAGCGAGGCCGTTTCGCGGCTTATCGTGATGTGGGTATCAATCGACTATCGTTGGGTATACAGAGTTTTCAGGACGCTCAGTTGCAAGCGCTGGGGCGTATTCATTCAGGAAATGATGCCCAACGTGCTGTCGGCGAAGCGCGACAGGCAGGGTTCGATAATTTGAATCTTGATCTGATGCATGGGCTGCCAGAGCAGACTCCGGAGCTGGCATTGGCCGACCTGGATCAGGCGCTGGCCTTGTCCCCGGAGCATCTTTCCTGGTATCAGCTGACGCTGGAACCCAACACCGAATTTCACTCTCATCCCCCGACCCTACCCGAGGAAGAAACCCTTTGGGATATTCAGGATCTGGGACATGAGCGCCTGGAACAGGCTGGTCTGCGCCGATATGAGATATCAGCCTATGCGCGAACAGGGCGCCAGGCACGCCATAACCTCAATTACTGGCAGTTCGGCGATTATCTGGGGATAGGAGCGGGCGCTCATGGAAAATTGAGTCAACCCGGCCCTGAGGGGCTGCTTATTGAACGACGCTGGAAGACGCGCCAGCCTGAGGCTTATCTGCGTAGGCTGGAGGACCCGCGTGGCTTTGTCGCTGGCGCTCGTCGGATCGAGGAGCAGGAGCTCGCGCTGGAGTTTTCCATGAATGCGTTGCGGCTGGTGGATGGTGTAGCGCTTTCCGCTTGGCAACGCAATGTCGGCAAGCCTATTGAGCAGCTTGCAAACCGTCTCCAACTGGCGAGAGATAAAGGACTTATTGTGGAAGACTCGACAAGGCTTCAAGCAACCCCTCAAGGTCTATTATTCTTGAACGACTTGTTGGCCCTGATCAGCGAAACGTGACAGAGATTCAAGAAGCACTGCAAGATGCCCACACGGTGGTGCATAGTGAACGGTGTTTCCCCCACTAGTATCGCAGGAGATAGATGAAAATGATCCGTTCCACTCGACTGATTGCCCCGCTGGCCGCAGCCGCTCTTCTGGTAGGCTGTGCATCCAATGACCCCTATTCCGGTCAGACCGATCGCAACAATACCGGTATTGGTGCCGCTGTGGGCGCTGTTGTTGGCGCCGCCGCAGGCGCGATCAGCGGTGATGGTAGTACCAGTAAGCGGGATCGTGCTCTGATCGGTGCGGCAGCAGGTGCAGCTGTCGGCGGTGGTATCGGTGTCTATATGGACAAGCAGGAAGAGCAGCTGCGCCAGAGCACCCAGGGTACCGGGATTGATGTTGAGCGCCAGGGTGACAACATCGTGCTCAATATGCCTAGCGAAGTCACCTTTGGCTTTGACTCCGCGCAGTTGACTGGTCCAGCGTCCAGCGCGCTCAACGATGTTGCCAGCATCCTCAACCAGTATCCGGAAACGCGGATTACCATCGCGGGCCACACCGATTCCACTGGTGATGCCGGCTACAACCAGCAGCTCTCTGAGCGCCGCGCGCAGTCGGTCGGTAGCTATCTGCAAAGCGGTGGTGTTTCCGGCGCTCGCCTGTCCATGGTGGGTTACGGTGAGAACCAGCCGGTGGCCAGCAATAACACCGAGGATGGTCGCGCCCAGAACCGTCGCGTCGAGATCGTCGTAGTGCCCACGAGTCAGGCTGGCCAAGGCTGATCTTCAAGCGGCAAGCGACTCTAGTTCAGGCCCGCCACCGCAAGGAGGCGGGCTTTTTTGTGCGCGGCACTGGCGTCAGCACCGTTCCAACCGCTAATCTTTTCGTAATGTCCGCTGCTTCGGCAGTTTTCAGGCTTGGATTCTCTACTATGCTTTCCTATCAGCATGCCTATCATGCCGGCAATTTCGCCGACGTTCATAAGCATCTCTGCGTATATTCTGCAGTGAATCATCTGTTACGTAAAAAATCCCCTATTACGTTTGTTGATACTCACGCCGGTCGTGGAAGTTATCCACTGGCCGCCAGGGAGACAGATCAGCTGCAGGAGTATCGTAGTGGTATCGAAAGGCTGTGGAAGGAGCGCCATAGGCTGGAGGATCAGCCTATGCTCGCCGAATGGCTGACAGCCGTTGCTTCGCTGCAAGGTGGTGAGAACGGTGACGAGAATCTGGCGTGCTATCCCGGATCGCCCTGGTGGTTGGGAGCGCGGCTACGTGATCAGGATCGGTTGACGCTGTTTGAGCTGCACCCTGGTGAACACCGTCATCTGGCCGAGCAATCGGTGGTCTCCCATGGTCGAGAAGGACAGCTCAGGCGAGTGCATGGCGATGGTCTTGAGGGGGTGGTGAAGATGCTGCCGGTCGCCACGCCGCGCTTGTGCGTATTGATAGACCCCAGCTTCGAGCGCAAGGACGAGTACCTGGAGGTTGTTGATACTCTCAAGCAGGTGTTGCGCAAGGCGCGTCACGCGGTGGTGATGGTCTGGTATCCGCTGCTGCCTGCGGGGCGTCATCGGGCCATGCTCGATGCGCTCGAGGCCAGCGGAATCCGCAAGATATGGCGTAGCGAAGTCAGCCGTGAGCCACCTGCTCAGGCGACTCACGGAATGTATGGCAGCGGCATGCTGGTGATCAACCTGCCCTGGGGTCTCGATGAGACCTTGAATGGCGCCATCCAACGCTGGTTACCGATCCTGGGGCCCCAATCAACGCATCAGTCGAGCTGGTTGGTGGAAGAGTAGATCCGCGCCTGCTGCACGCGATTTCAGACATCAAGGATGATGTCGAAACCACCATAGATCAACCGCTTACCATCGAAGGGCGCATCGCCCATGAACCCATCCATGGCATTGTCGGCCTCCATTTTCTGGAAGGATTCGTCACGCACTTGTTTCGAGGGGTACTCGATCCAGCTGTATACGATGACTTCCCCTGGTTCGGCCTGCACTGCGCGATGGAAGTCAGTGACCTTGCCTTCCGGTACTTCTGCGCCCCAGGCCTCTACAACCCGGGTCGCACCATAGCGCTTGAAGATATCGGCCGCCGCCGTCGCCAGATCAAGATACGCCTGCTTGTTGCTCTCGGGAACCGCGGCCACAAACCCTTCAACATAACTCATGACTGAGCACTCCTGATAAGTACATCCAGACTGAGTGTAGACAGCATATTGTGATCTAGTGTGCGGCATTTCCTGAGCGCTGGGGAATGCGTGCTACTTGCCGATGCAGAAGCTGCCGAATATCTCACCCAGCAGGTCGTCGGCACTGAATTCTCCGGTGATTTCGCCCAGTGATTGCTGTGCGTCACGCAGATCTTCAGCCAACAATTCTCCGGCACCATAGCCGTGTAACTGGGCCTCGCCATTTTCCAGTGCTGTCCGGGCGCGGTCGAGGGCGTCGAGATGACGGCGCCGGGCGGAAAAGCGCCCTTCGGTGGTGGTCTCGAAGCCCATCACGGCCTTGAGATGCTCCTTGAGATTATCCACACCCAGACCGGTACGCGCGGAGAGACGCACGATGGGAGTGGTTGTGGATAAATCGATTCCGCCGCTTTCGCCGCTCTGATCGACTTTATTGCGCACCAGCGTCAGTCGTTCCGGTGCCGGCAGACGGGCGACGAACTCCGGCCAGATGGCCATCGGATCATCGGCGGCTGTGGTAGTGGCATCGACGAGCAGCAGTACGCGATCCGCTTTCTCGATCTCTGCCCAGGCGCGTGCCACGCCGATCTTCTCCACCGCATCGGGGGTGTCACGCAGTCCTGCGGTGTCAATGATATGCAGCGGCATACCATCGATGTGGATATGTTCACGCAGCACGTCGCGAGTGGTGCCCTCGATATCGGTGACGATGGCAGTGTCCTGCTCGGTCAGCGCATTGAGCAAGCTCGACTTGCCGGCATTGGGGCGTCCGGCGATGACCACGCTCATGCCCTCGCGCATCAGCGCACCCTGGC
This Halomonas huangheensis DNA region includes the following protein-coding sequences:
- a CDS encoding XTP/dITP diphosphatase, whose amino-acid sequence is MTKSVELVIASGNAGKLKEFSALLASRNISVSPQADFNVVDVEETGSTFVENALLKAREACRVSGHPALADDSGLAVDALGGQPGIYSARFAGEPKDDQRNNDKLLEQLKDVPEGSRAASYWCVLVLLRHAEDPVPLVVQQQWRGEILAHPRGDGGFGYDPLFWLPECGMTAAELSAEEKNRLSHRGRALQMLLKSLDEGVTGF
- the hemW gene encoding radical SAM family heme chaperone HemW, which translates into the protein MHQPKANRVELPPLALYVHVPWCVRKCPYCDFNSHGIGRQSELPEQDYLRALIADLEADLSLVGERTLTGIFIGGGTPSLMSGEFYRRLLEAIEQRIPLADDIEITLEANPGTLERGRFAAYRDVGINRLSLGIQSFQDAQLQALGRIHSGNDAQRAVGEARQAGFDNLNLDLMHGLPEQTPELALADLDQALALSPEHLSWYQLTLEPNTEFHSHPPTLPEEETLWDIQDLGHERLEQAGLRRYEISAYARTGRQARHNLNYWQFGDYLGIGAGAHGKLSQPGPEGLLIERRWKTRQPEAYLRRLEDPRGFVAGARRIEEQELALEFSMNALRLVDGVALSAWQRNVGKPIEQLANRLQLARDKGLIVEDSTRLQATPQGLLFLNDLLALISET
- a CDS encoding OmpA family protein; this encodes MIRSTRLIAPLAAAALLVGCASNDPYSGQTDRNNTGIGAAVGAVVGAAAGAISGDGSTSKRDRALIGAAAGAAVGGGIGVYMDKQEEQLRQSTQGTGIDVERQGDNIVLNMPSEVTFGFDSAQLTGPASSALNDVASILNQYPETRITIAGHTDSTGDAGYNQQLSERRAQSVGSYLQSGGVSGARLSMVGYGENQPVASNNTEDGRAQNRRVEIVVVPTSQAGQG
- a CDS encoding 23S rRNA (adenine(2030)-N(6))-methyltransferase RlmJ, with product MLSYQHAYHAGNFADVHKHLCVYSAVNHLLRKKSPITFVDTHAGRGSYPLAARETDQLQEYRSGIERLWKERHRLEDQPMLAEWLTAVASLQGGENGDENLACYPGSPWWLGARLRDQDRLTLFELHPGEHRHLAEQSVVSHGREGQLRRVHGDGLEGVVKMLPVATPRLCVLIDPSFERKDEYLEVVDTLKQVLRKARHAVVMVWYPLLPAGRHRAMLDALEASGIRKIWRSEVSREPPAQATHGMYGSGMLVINLPWGLDETLNGAIQRWLPILGPQSTHQSSWLVEE
- a CDS encoding DUF1428 domain-containing protein is translated as MSYVEGFVAAVPESNKQAYLDLATAAADIFKRYGATRVVEAWGAEVPEGKVTDFHRAVQAEPGEVIVYSWIEYPSKQVRDESFQKMEADNAMDGFMGDAPFDGKRLIYGGFDIILDV
- the mnmE gene encoding tRNA uridine-5-carboxymethylaminomethyl(34) synthesis GTPase MnmE; the encoded protein is MTQRLYTQDSITALATAPGRGGVGIIRVSGPACEAIATQVLGHCPTPRQAYYGPFRGSQGTIDEGIALFFRGPNSFTGEDVLELQGHGGPVIMDMLLERCVELGTRLARPGEFSERAFLNDKLDLAQAEAIADLIEASSRGAAENALRSLQGEFSTRVQALVQGLIELRMYVEAAIDFPEEEIDFLADGHVAGKLAALMSDLAQVRASAGQGALMREGMSVVIAGRPNAGKSSLLNALTEQDTAIVTDIEGTTRDVLREHIHIDGMPLHIIDTAGLRDTPDAVEKIGVARAWAEIEKADRVLLLVDATTTAADDPMAIWPEFVARLPAPERLTLVRNKVDQSGESGGIDLSTTTPIVRLSARTGLGVDNLKEHLKAVMGFETTTEGRFSARRRHLDALDRARTALENGEAQLHGYGAGELLAEDLRDAQQSLGEITGEFSADDLLGEIFGSFCIGK